The Streptomyces sp. SS1-1 genome has a segment encoding these proteins:
- a CDS encoding LCP family protein codes for MASSGARRTRLTRRGRIVAWTVGVTSAVVLGVAGVGAWVYQDLDGSISSADVDDKIGGDRPEKLSPGSKNILVVGSDSRDGANAKYGKDLTTMQSDTLMVLHVPANRKWATVVSFPRDSWVEIPACDMGKGRTSSPHHAKINEAFALGGSSGEVSGAAACSIKTIEARTGLRIDHFMSVDFQGFKGMVDALDGIEVCPEEAIHSKKARLDMEAGCQTVAGEEALGYVRVRYGVGNGSDIGRIGRQQEFMNALVEKAQDRLTSPTSLYGFLKSATKSLTTDPDMAGIKPLYSLASELQGIPSDRLTFVTVPNYPREADVPTDKANVAWQYPHATDLFAALAKDKEIDGDRLKEQTKVPLYASSVKVQVLNGTSTPGLANTVAGKLREAGLTVTGTGNAPQPSAKSEITYPAGQEQQAKALAAHVPGAPAPRAADGGAGVITLVVGDDLDVERIR; via the coding sequence ATGGCGTCGTCCGGTGCGCGCAGGACCCGGCTGACGCGGAGGGGCCGGATAGTGGCCTGGACCGTCGGCGTCACCTCGGCGGTCGTGCTCGGGGTGGCCGGCGTCGGCGCCTGGGTCTACCAGGACCTCGACGGCAGCATCAGCTCCGCCGACGTGGACGACAAGATCGGCGGAGACCGCCCCGAGAAGCTCAGCCCGGGCTCGAAGAACATCCTGGTCGTCGGTTCCGACAGCCGTGACGGCGCGAACGCCAAGTACGGCAAGGACCTGACGACGATGCAGTCCGACACGCTGATGGTGCTCCATGTGCCGGCGAACCGGAAGTGGGCCACGGTCGTGTCGTTCCCCCGGGACTCCTGGGTGGAGATACCGGCCTGCGACATGGGGAAGGGCAGAACGTCCAGCCCCCACCACGCCAAGATCAACGAGGCGTTCGCGCTGGGCGGTTCGAGCGGCGAGGTCTCCGGGGCCGCCGCCTGCTCCATCAAGACCATCGAGGCACGGACGGGCCTGCGCATCGACCACTTCATGTCCGTCGACTTCCAGGGCTTCAAGGGCATGGTGGACGCCCTCGACGGCATCGAGGTGTGCCCCGAGGAGGCCATCCACTCCAAGAAGGCCCGCCTGGACATGGAGGCCGGCTGCCAGACCGTCGCCGGCGAGGAGGCCCTCGGGTACGTCCGCGTCCGCTATGGCGTCGGCAACGGCTCCGACATCGGGCGCATCGGGCGCCAGCAGGAGTTCATGAACGCCCTCGTGGAGAAGGCACAGGACCGGCTCACGAGCCCCACCTCGCTCTACGGTTTCCTGAAGTCCGCCACCAAGTCCCTGACCACCGACCCCGATATGGCCGGAATCAAGCCCCTGTACTCGCTCGCGTCCGAGCTCCAGGGCATCCCCAGCGACCGGCTCACCTTCGTCACGGTCCCCAACTACCCGCGCGAGGCCGACGTCCCCACCGACAAGGCCAACGTCGCCTGGCAGTATCCGCACGCCACCGACCTGTTCGCCGCCCTGGCCAAGGACAAGGAGATCGACGGCGACCGTCTGAAGGAACAGACGAAGGTCCCGCTGTACGCCTCCTCGGTGAAGGTCCAGGTCCTCAACGGCACCTCGACCCCGGGCCTGGCGAACACGGTCGCCGGCAAGTTGCGCGAGGCGGGCCTGACGGTCACGGGGACGGGCAACGCGCCGCAGCCGTCCGCCAAGTCGGAGATCACCTACCCGGCGGGCCAGGAGCAGCAGGCGAAGGCGCTGGCCGCGCACGTCCCGGGCGCACCGGCGCCGCGCGCGGCCGACGGGGGCGCGGGCGTGATCACCCTGGTGGTGGGCGACGATCTGGACGTGGAACGCATCCGCTGA
- a CDS encoding metallophosphoesterase, translating to MRARYGVPLGITAVGAAGLLYSAGFEARSFRLRRVTVPVLPAGMRPLRVLQVSDIHMVGGQRKKQRWLRSLAGLRPDFVINTGDNLSDPEGVPEVLDALGPLMEFPGAYVFGSNDYYGPKLRNPARYLLEKAQGRHGLNGNAPAVGAIHNPWEDLREGFDTAGWLNLTNTRGTLKVEGVSVELTGLDDPHIKRDRYEQVAGGPSGVADFAMGVVHAPYLRVLDAYTADGYPLILAGHTHGGQLRVPLYGALVTNCDLDTDRARGLSTHTADGHRSYLHVSAGCGTNRYTPFRFACPPEATLLTLVGRE from the coding sequence ATGCGCGCGCGATACGGAGTACCCCTTGGCATCACGGCGGTCGGCGCCGCCGGTCTGCTCTACTCGGCCGGTTTCGAGGCCCGTTCCTTCCGCCTGCGACGGGTGACGGTCCCCGTCCTCCCGGCCGGCATGCGCCCCCTGCGCGTGCTCCAGGTCTCCGACATCCACATGGTCGGCGGGCAGCGCAAGAAGCAGCGCTGGCTGCGCTCCCTGGCCGGGCTGCGCCCCGACTTCGTGATCAACACGGGCGACAACCTGTCCGACCCGGAGGGCGTGCCGGAGGTGCTGGACGCGCTGGGCCCGCTGATGGAGTTCCCCGGCGCGTACGTGTTCGGCTCCAACGACTACTACGGCCCAAAGCTGCGCAACCCCGCCCGCTACCTGCTGGAGAAGGCCCAGGGCCGGCACGGCCTGAACGGCAACGCGCCCGCGGTCGGCGCGATCCACAATCCGTGGGAGGACCTGCGGGAGGGCTTCGACACGGCGGGCTGGCTCAACCTGACGAACACGCGCGGGACGCTCAAGGTCGAGGGCGTGTCCGTGGAGCTGACGGGGCTCGACGACCCGCACATCAAGCGGGACCGCTACGAGCAGGTGGCCGGCGGCCCGTCCGGCGTGGCGGACTTCGCGATGGGCGTGGTGCACGCGCCGTACCTGCGCGTCCTGGACGCGTACACGGCCGACGGCTACCCGCTGATCCTGGCCGGCCACACGCACGGCGGCCAGCTGCGCGTCCCCCTCTACGGCGCCCTGGTCACCAACTGCGACCTGGACACGGACCGGGCGAGGGGCCTGTCCACGCACACGGCGGACGGCCACCGGTCCTACCTCCACGTCTCGGCGGGCTGCGGCACGAACCGCTACACCCCGTTCCGCTTCGCCTGCCCGCCGGAGGCGACGTTGCTGACGTTGGTGGGGCGGGAGTAG
- a CDS encoding Pr6Pr family membrane protein has protein sequence MSAPIPPIPRDIPDLPAIPGVPILMPSHVPATAVATPAPRRLTAAFRLLIATLAAVAVMIELTLGSPLRLLSHFAIQSNILLALVFAASARLAWTARRPLPSSLTGATLLYALITGLVYHLLLASSASPITPLPGVLTGEATDPTGWHALTTQILHTVTPLAALLDWLLLTPPRDLHLRQAAPWLLYPVAYLAFVLFRGEFLTPAEPTRYLYPFLDVSSHGLKTVLGNALLLGLAMYALALLLVALDHVRPNPLRGRVHHRSQTGFRLQPPVG, from the coding sequence ATGAGCGCCCCGATACCCCCGATACCCAGGGACATCCCGGATCTGCCCGCGATACCGGGCGTGCCCATACTGATGCCGTCGCACGTCCCCGCGACGGCGGTGGCGACACCGGCGCCCCGCCGCCTGACGGCAGCGTTTCGCCTGCTCATCGCGACCCTTGCGGCGGTGGCGGTGATGATCGAACTGACCCTGGGCAGCCCCCTGCGTCTCCTGAGTCACTTCGCGATCCAGAGCAACATCCTCCTGGCCCTGGTCTTCGCCGCGTCGGCCCGCCTCGCCTGGACGGCCCGCCGCCCCCTCCCCTCGTCCCTGACCGGGGCGACCCTGCTCTACGCCCTGATCACGGGCCTGGTCTACCACCTGCTCCTGGCGAGCAGCGCGAGTCCTATCACCCCGCTGCCCGGCGTCCTCACGGGCGAGGCGACCGACCCGACGGGCTGGCACGCGCTGACGACCCAGATCCTGCACACGGTGACGCCCCTGGCGGCCCTGCTGGACTGGCTGCTCCTCACACCCCCACGCGACCTGCACCTGCGCCAGGCCGCGCCCTGGCTCCTCTACCCGGTGGCCTACCTGGCCTTCGTCCTCTTCAGAGGCGAGTTCCTGACCCCCGCCGAGCCGACCCGCTACCTCTACCCCTTCCTCGACGTCTCCAGCCACGGCCTCAAGACCGTCCTGGGCAACGCGCTGCTCCTGGGCCTGGCGATGTACGCCCTGGCCCTCCTCCTGGTCGCCCTGGACCACGTCCGCCCGAACCCGCTGCGCGGCCGCGTCCACCACCGCTCACAAACCGGATTTCGTCTCCAGCCACCGGTGGGCTAA
- a CDS encoding GatB/YqeY domain-containing protein, with amino-acid sequence MTTLKSKLQEDLNAAIKERDELRSSTLRLTLAAITKEEVAGKTKRELSDDEVQKVITREAKKRREAAEAFAQGGRAEQAEREKAEGEVLAAYLPKQLSDDELNQIVAQAVEEAKAAGAEGPRAMGAVMKIVNPKVAGQAEGGRVAAAVKKLLAG; translated from the coding sequence ATGACCACGCTCAAGTCGAAGCTGCAGGAAGACCTCAACGCCGCGATCAAGGAGCGCGACGAGCTCCGCTCCTCGACGCTCCGGCTGACGCTCGCCGCGATCACCAAGGAGGAGGTCGCCGGCAAGACCAAGCGCGAGCTCTCCGACGACGAGGTGCAGAAGGTGATCACCCGCGAGGCGAAGAAGCGCCGTGAGGCCGCCGAGGCGTTCGCGCAGGGTGGGCGTGCGGAGCAGGCCGAGCGGGAGAAGGCGGAGGGCGAGGTCCTCGCCGCGTACCTGCCGAAGCAGCTCAGCGACGACGAGCTGAACCAGATCGTGGCGCAGGCCGTCGAGGAGGCCAAGGCCGCCGGTGCCGAGGGTCCGCGGGCCATGGGTGCCGTCATGAAGATCGTGAACCCGAAGGTGGCGGGCCAGGCGGAGGGCGGCCGGGTCGCCGCCGCGGTGAAGAAGCTTCTCGCCGGCTGA
- a CDS encoding acyltransferase family protein: MLRTEAAPVAPRTGDAPARQPTADATERRRGRRPAGLGRTPAPRDPSRTPAPRDPFLDNAKYLGILLVAVGHAWEPLREGSRAVTALYTLVYAFHMPVFAIISGRLSRHFEATPGQLARLLTGVVVPYVVFETAYSLFTRWSSEDPDRPITLLDPLYLTWYLAALFIWRLTSPAWRLVRHPLPWALTIAALATLTPSLGDDLDLQRVLQFLPYFVLGLTLDDGHRPPRTLAAPLLIAALALSYWAVPHLDYAWFFHNSAATDLGVPAWTGPLMTLATFACSATLAACFLSCVPRGRTWCTPLGTGTLYAYLLHGFLAQTAEHEGWYESPWLHSPTGVAILTLLTTAITTTLCTPPVRRVCQALLETPLRRTLTSGESPGPLRPN; encoded by the coding sequence ATGCTCCGCACCGAAGCCGCACCGGTGGCGCCGCGCACAGGGGACGCACCGGCACGACAGCCCACCGCCGACGCGACGGAACGACGGCGGGGCCGCAGACCAGCGGGCCTCGGACGAACCCCCGCCCCCCGCGACCCCTCCCGTACGCCCGCCCCCCGCGACCCTTTCCTGGACAACGCGAAGTACCTCGGCATCCTCCTGGTCGCCGTGGGCCACGCCTGGGAACCCCTGCGCGAGGGCAGCAGAGCGGTCACCGCGCTCTACACCCTCGTGTACGCCTTCCACATGCCGGTGTTCGCGATCATCTCGGGCCGCCTGTCACGCCACTTCGAGGCCACCCCGGGTCAACTGGCCCGCCTCCTCACGGGTGTGGTCGTCCCGTACGTCGTCTTCGAGACGGCGTACAGCCTGTTCACCCGCTGGAGCAGCGAGGACCCCGACCGCCCGATCACCCTGCTCGACCCCCTCTACCTGACCTGGTACCTGGCGGCCCTGTTCATCTGGCGCCTGACATCACCGGCCTGGCGCCTGGTACGCCACCCCCTGCCCTGGGCCCTGACCATCGCGGCACTGGCGACGCTCACCCCGTCCCTGGGCGACGACCTGGACCTGCAACGGGTCCTGCAGTTCCTGCCGTACTTCGTGCTTGGCCTGACGCTGGACGACGGCCACCGCCCCCCGCGCACCCTCGCCGCCCCGCTCCTGATCGCAGCCCTGGCCCTCTCCTACTGGGCGGTGCCGCACCTGGACTACGCGTGGTTCTTCCACAACAGCGCCGCGACGGACCTGGGCGTCCCGGCGTGGACGGGCCCACTGATGACCCTGGCCACGTTCGCCTGCTCGGCGACCCTGGCGGCCTGCTTCCTGTCCTGCGTCCCCCGCGGCCGGACATGGTGCACGCCCCTGGGCACCGGAACCCTGTACGCGTACCTCCTCCACGGCTTCCTGGCCCAGACGGCGGAACACGAGGGCTGGTACGAGTCGCCCTGGCTCCACTCCCCGACGGGCGTGGCAATCCTGACGCTGCTGACGACAGCCATCACGACGACCCTGTGCACCCCACCGGTCCGGCGCGTGTGCCAGGCGCTCCTGGAGACACCTCTGCGCAGGACGCTGACCAGCGGGGAATCCCCGGGCCCCTTGCGGCCGAACTGA
- a CDS encoding SHOCT domain-containing protein yields the protein MTGSTYLAYDFPLLSMFWTLLWFFLWIMWFVLLFRIIGDIFRDDSLSGWGKTGWLIFVIVLPFLGVFVYLIARGRQMGSREIAHAQAQQRAFDDYVRERAGESGGRSKADELAKLSDMRNRGDIDDDEFRRAKELVLSGAGPSAGTSTPPSSGPRV from the coding sequence ATGACCGGTTCCACCTACCTTGCCTACGACTTCCCCCTGCTCAGCATGTTCTGGACGCTCCTGTGGTTCTTCCTGTGGATCATGTGGTTCGTCCTGCTGTTCCGGATCATCGGCGACATCTTCCGGGACGACTCGCTGAGCGGCTGGGGCAAGACCGGCTGGCTGATCTTCGTGATCGTGCTGCCGTTCCTCGGTGTCTTCGTCTACCTCATCGCCCGCGGCAGGCAGATGGGGAGCCGCGAGATCGCCCACGCGCAGGCGCAGCAGCGGGCGTTCGACGACTACGTGCGCGAGCGGGCCGGCGAGTCCGGCGGCCGCAGCAAGGCGGACGAGCTGGCGAAGCTCTCCGACATGCGCAACCGCGGTGACATCGACGACGACGAGTTCCGCCGGGCCAAGGAACTCGTCCTCAGCGGCGCCGGCCCGTCGGCCGGCACCTCCACCCCGCCCTCCTCGGGCCCCCGGGTCTGA
- a CDS encoding twin-arginine translocase TatA/TatE family subunit, with protein MFGLSEIAIILIVVIAVLCAKKLPELVRSAGKSARILKAEAKAMKDEGEQPAPRVIQGETVTPRADEPRA; from the coding sequence ATGTTCGGACTGAGCGAGATCGCGATCATCCTCATCGTCGTCATAGCCGTCCTCTGCGCGAAGAAGCTTCCTGAGCTGGTCCGTTCGGCGGGCAAGTCGGCGCGCATCCTGAAGGCCGAGGCCAAGGCGATGAAGGACGAGGGCGAGCAGCCGGCGCCCCGGGTGATCCAGGGCGAGACGGTCACGCCGCGCGCGGACGAGCCGAGGGCATGA
- a CDS encoding PIN domain nuclease: protein MSVADYLIDTSALARVLLRQATEEWEQRIAAGLIALCDLTELELLYSARSAKDRAALQERLNQFAWCPMPDGVYRRARVVQRELTAKGEHRSAGPVDLLLAAAAEEAGLTLLHHDRDFETIARTTGQPVHRLDLK, encoded by the coding sequence GTGAGCGTTGCCGACTATCTGATCGACACGTCGGCTCTGGCACGCGTCCTGCTGCGCCAGGCGACGGAGGAATGGGAGCAGCGGATCGCCGCCGGCCTGATCGCCCTGTGCGATCTCACGGAGCTGGAACTGCTCTACTCCGCACGTTCCGCGAAAGACCGTGCAGCTCTCCAGGAACGCCTGAACCAGTTCGCCTGGTGCCCCATGCCCGACGGCGTCTACCGGCGTGCCCGCGTCGTCCAACGCGAACTGACGGCCAAGGGAGAACATCGAAGCGCCGGACCCGTCGACCTTTTGCTGGCCGCGGCCGCGGAGGAAGCGGGCCTCACGCTCCTGCACCACGACCGGGACTTCGAAACAATCGCCCGCACGACCGGCCAACCGGTTCACAGGCTCGATCTCAAGTAA
- a CDS encoding MerR family transcriptional regulator, with translation MRSIGEMARDSGLGASALRFYDRAGVLVPAWVDPVSGYRWYEPEQLEEARVLARLRRAGMPLADIRLVLASWSGADTDLVRELLKAHLRRLEQGLSDARSEFSPLAALLDDRENNMTSLRTAAAELSIAAPELAAALDAVRFAASTDPELPMLGGVLFDIEGESLHVVATDRYRMAVARAGAAGHDGSRVQVIVPSPLVDAMRALSNGEEPVRLHVDGDRVTLETGDRQAAGQCLDHDFPDYRRLLPAPGGRRAHVEVAPFQKALATGPVHTAEAGGPDLSVLKVADDGTVTLCTDNDDDPNRIAVNREFLQNALTAGARDHLLLELGAPTTPIAIRRPDDEATLSILMPVRLDD, from the coding sequence ATGCGCAGCATCGGCGAGATGGCCCGCGACAGCGGCTTGGGCGCGAGTGCCCTGCGGTTCTACGACCGCGCCGGTGTGCTGGTCCCGGCGTGGGTGGATCCGGTGAGCGGATACCGCTGGTACGAACCCGAGCAGCTCGAGGAGGCCCGGGTGCTGGCCCGTCTGCGCCGGGCCGGGATGCCGCTGGCGGACATCCGGCTGGTACTGGCCAGCTGGTCCGGAGCGGACACCGACCTGGTCCGCGAGCTGCTCAAGGCACACCTGCGCCGCCTCGAACAAGGGCTGTCCGATGCCCGCAGCGAGTTCTCCCCACTCGCAGCACTACTCGATGACAGGGAGAACAACATGACGTCGCTCCGCACCGCCGCCGCCGAGCTGTCCATCGCCGCGCCTGAACTGGCCGCCGCGCTGGACGCGGTCCGCTTCGCGGCGAGCACCGACCCCGAACTGCCCATGCTCGGCGGAGTCCTGTTCGACATCGAGGGCGAGAGCCTCCACGTCGTGGCCACCGACCGATACCGCATGGCCGTCGCGCGGGCAGGTGCCGCCGGCCACGACGGGAGCCGAGTGCAGGTCATCGTGCCGTCCCCGCTCGTCGACGCGATGAGGGCGCTGTCGAACGGCGAGGAACCCGTACGACTCCACGTCGACGGCGACCGCGTGACCTTGGAGACCGGCGACAGGCAGGCAGCCGGTCAGTGCCTCGACCACGACTTCCCCGACTACCGCCGCCTCCTGCCGGCCCCCGGCGGACGCCGGGCCCACGTCGAGGTGGCGCCCTTCCAGAAGGCCCTGGCCACCGGCCCCGTCCACACCGCCGAGGCGGGAGGACCCGACCTCAGCGTGCTCAAAGTCGCGGACGACGGCACGGTGACCCTCTGCACGGACAACGACGACGACCCGAACCGCATCGCGGTCAACCGCGAGTTCCTCCAGAACGCCCTGACCGCCGGAGCCCGGGACCACCTGCTCCTGGAGCTCGGAGCCCCCACGACACCGATCGCGATCCGCCGCCCCGACGACGAGGCCACGTTGTCGATCCTGATGCCGGTCCGCCTGGACGACTGA
- a CDS encoding M56 family metallopeptidase, translating into MGVFVFLPLVLPLTAWPIARLAEQHLHPRTATRLLTAVAAVMAACSTLCLALVMVVGTAQLPGNPLPDGWSDPEVRDAVPYDEIAGKAAIPALCAVVAACARTLRRHARVRGRAHRALTGLPDTAVAVLRDATPYAYALPGGRRDRVVVTTGLLERLRPAERRALFAHERAHLAGGHHRFLLTVQLAARANPFLRPLRTAVAYTAERWADEEAARHIGSRRTVAHAIGKAALVSRGTPVPTLAGLAAPGPVPRRVAALLGPEPVVRRWPSLFTAVGLAVWCAAAGTAVSAMSSANAAVTMVLILHAATPL; encoded by the coding sequence ATGGGGGTCTTCGTCTTTCTGCCGCTCGTCCTGCCGCTCACGGCCTGGCCGATCGCCCGGCTCGCCGAGCAGCACCTGCACCCCCGCACCGCGACCCGGCTGCTCACCGCGGTCGCCGCGGTGATGGCGGCCTGCAGCACCCTGTGCCTGGCCCTGGTGATGGTCGTGGGCACCGCCCAACTGCCCGGCAATCCGCTGCCCGACGGCTGGTCCGACCCCGAGGTGCGGGACGCCGTCCCCTACGACGAGATCGCCGGCAAGGCGGCGATCCCCGCGCTGTGCGCCGTGGTCGCGGCCTGCGCCCGGACGCTCCGGCGGCACGCCCGGGTACGCGGCCGGGCCCACCGCGCCCTGACCGGACTCCCGGACACCGCCGTGGCCGTCCTCCGCGACGCGACGCCGTACGCCTACGCCCTGCCCGGCGGCCGGCGGGACCGCGTGGTGGTGACCACGGGCCTGCTGGAGCGGCTGCGGCCCGCCGAACGCCGGGCGCTGTTCGCGCACGAGCGGGCCCATCTGGCCGGCGGGCACCACCGGTTCCTGCTCACCGTCCAACTGGCCGCCCGCGCCAACCCGTTCCTGCGCCCGCTGCGCACGGCGGTGGCGTACACCGCGGAGCGCTGGGCGGACGAGGAGGCCGCGCGGCACATCGGCAGCCGCCGGACCGTGGCGCACGCCATCGGCAAGGCCGCGCTGGTGTCCCGGGGCACCCCGGTGCCCACCCTGGCCGGCCTGGCGGCCCCCGGGCCGGTGCCCCGCCGGGTCGCCGCCCTGCTCGGCCCGGAACCCGTCGTACGCCGCTGGCCGTCGCTGTTCACGGCGGTGGGCCTCGCCGTGTGGTGCGCGGCCGCCGGGACGGCCGTCTCCGCGATGTCGTCCGCGAACGCCGCGGTGACCATGGTCCTGATCCTGCACGCGGCGACCCCGCTCTGA
- a CDS encoding tellurite resistance TerB family protein, producing the protein MALWDRIKESASTMQTQLVAKKNDLKSGAFRDASMAMCALVAAADGTVDPSERQRVAQLIAGNEVLQNFPADDLRRRFEENLNRLTTDFDFGKVSVMQEIAKAKKKPAEARAVIQIGIVIGGADGNFDKDEQNVVREACYALGLPPHEFDL; encoded by the coding sequence ATGGCCCTGTGGGACCGCATCAAGGAGTCCGCATCGACGATGCAGACCCAGCTGGTGGCGAAGAAGAACGACCTCAAGAGCGGCGCCTTCCGCGACGCGAGCATGGCCATGTGCGCGCTCGTCGCCGCGGCCGACGGCACCGTCGACCCGTCCGAGCGGCAGCGGGTCGCCCAGCTCATCGCCGGCAACGAGGTGCTGCAGAACTTCCCCGCCGACGATCTGCGCCGCCGCTTCGAGGAGAACCTGAACCGCCTCACCACCGACTTCGACTTCGGCAAGGTGAGCGTGATGCAGGAGATCGCCAAGGCGAAGAAGAAGCCCGCCGAGGCGCGTGCCGTCATCCAGATCGGCATCGTCATCGGCGGCGCCGACGGGAACTTCGACAAGGACGAGCAGAACGTGGTCCGGGAGGCGTGCTACGCCCTCGGCCTGCCGCCGCACGAGTTCGACCTCTGA
- a CDS encoding type II toxin-antitoxin system VapB family antitoxin: MSRTVIDLDDDALEAAAKELGTSTKRDTINTALREIVARNRRLRALHELQDLADEGALDVELLLDKRNYRGGSAR, from the coding sequence ATGAGCAGAACCGTCATCGACCTGGACGACGACGCCTTGGAGGCCGCCGCGAAGGAGCTCGGCACCTCCACCAAGCGGGACACCATCAACACCGCGCTACGCGAGATCGTGGCCCGCAATCGCCGCCTGCGCGCCCTCCACGAACTGCAGGACCTTGCGGACGAGGGTGCCCTCGACGTCGAGCTCCTCCTGGACAAGCGCAACTACCGGGGCGGTTCCGCGCGGTGA
- a CDS encoding BlaI/MecI/CopY family transcriptional regulator gives MAERGQGARRRGQGELEALVLSALGEADGPATAGWVQERLGGGLAYTTVITILTRLLAKGAVTRERSGRSFAWTPASDQAGLAAHRMRRVLDAESDREAVLASFVTGLGPDDERLLRDLLGRAGHTGRTHSEGED, from the coding sequence ATGGCGGAACGAGGACAAGGCGCCCGGCGCCGGGGCCAGGGCGAACTGGAGGCACTGGTCCTGTCGGCGCTCGGCGAGGCGGACGGACCGGCGACGGCCGGCTGGGTGCAGGAACGCCTCGGCGGCGGCCTCGCCTACACGACCGTCATCACCATCCTGACCCGGCTGCTCGCCAAGGGCGCCGTCACCCGGGAGCGCTCGGGCCGCTCCTTCGCCTGGACCCCGGCCTCCGACCAGGCAGGTCTCGCCGCGCACCGGATGCGCCGGGTCCTCGACGCCGAGAGCGACCGGGAGGCGGTCCTCGCCAGCTTCGTCACCGGTCTCGGCCCCGACGACGAACGGCTGCTGCGCGACCTGCTCGGCCGCGCCGGACACACGGGTCGGACCCACAGCGAAGGGGAAGACTGA
- a CDS encoding sporulation protein, whose product MVFKRLLGSLGVGGPTVDTVLDPRPALPGGTLDGQVHLKGGTADFDIEHITLELVARVEAEHAEGESEGVVTFERFTVGGGFRLAAGEERTVPFGVVLPWETPVTELHGQPLGVLLGVRTELSVAGAKDKGDLDPLTIAPLPVQEAVLEAFGQLGFGFRSADLEYGHIGGTGQQLPFYQEIELTPAPQYAHQMNEIEVTFLAGPAGVEVVLEADKRGGLFADGHDALTHVTVGHHDVRDWNAEVEGWVRRLIEHRASYGGGHGHDAYHGHDAYHGQHAPQAHGHHSGPGVGTAIAAGAAGLAVGVAGGLVAAEVVDEVGDFFEGDDEEGEDED is encoded by the coding sequence ATGGTGTTCAAGCGACTGCTCGGCTCGCTCGGGGTCGGAGGCCCCACGGTGGACACGGTGCTCGATCCGCGTCCGGCCCTCCCCGGCGGCACGCTCGACGGTCAGGTCCATCTCAAGGGCGGGACCGCCGACTTCGACATCGAGCACATCACGCTGGAGCTGGTCGCCCGCGTCGAGGCCGAGCACGCGGAGGGCGAGAGCGAGGGCGTCGTCACCTTCGAGCGGTTCACCGTGGGCGGCGGGTTCCGGCTGGCCGCGGGCGAGGAGCGGACGGTGCCGTTCGGTGTCGTACTGCCCTGGGAGACGCCGGTCACCGAGCTGCACGGCCAGCCCCTCGGCGTCCTCCTGGGCGTGCGCACCGAGCTGTCGGTCGCCGGTGCGAAGGACAAGGGCGACCTGGACCCGCTGACCATCGCGCCCCTGCCGGTGCAGGAGGCCGTCCTGGAGGCGTTCGGGCAGCTCGGGTTCGGCTTCCGGTCGGCCGACCTGGAGTACGGGCACATCGGCGGCACCGGACAGCAACTCCCCTTCTACCAGGAGATCGAGCTGACCCCGGCGCCGCAGTACGCGCACCAGATGAACGAGATCGAGGTGACGTTCCTCGCCGGGCCGGCCGGTGTGGAGGTGGTCCTGGAGGCAGACAAGCGCGGGGGGCTGTTCGCGGACGGCCATGACGCGCTCACCCATGTCACCGTCGGGCACCACGACGTCCGGGACTGGAACGCGGAAGTCGAGGGCTGGGTAAGGCGGTTGATCGAGCACCGGGCCTCGTACGGGGGCGGGCACGGGCACGACGCGTACCACGGGCATGACGCGTACCACGGGCAGCACGCCCCTCAGGCGCACGGGCACCACTCCGGCCCCGGGGTCGGGACCGCCATCGCCGCCGGGGCCGCCGGGCTCGCGGTCGGGGTGGCCGGCGGTCTGGTCGCCGCCGAAGTCGTCGACGAGGTCGGCGACTTCTTCGAGGGCGACGACGAGGAGGGGGAGGATGAGGACTGA